The DNA window GCAATCTGACTTTCAACTTACTATATTTCCAATGGCACGATAAAGCCTGAGTATTTCCTCGGAAGTCTGTCCCTCCCATCTTATACAGCTGGTACCAGCAGAAATCTTAGGGGCTACAAGACAAAGCCAATGCCAAGAATGAATATCAGGTTCAATGTCCATGAATTGATAACTATTGATGCTGAATGACTGACACGAGAtaattcattatattattttctaaattttgaatatgtttgaaatgttccataatataaagtaaaaataaatcaatcatacaggtactagaagaaaacatgggtgaATTTCTTTATAACCTGGGTATAGAAATAAACCCTCTAACTATGATTCAAAATCCAAAAACAGGTGAAGAAAAGGATGATAGTTGTGCTACATAATAATAAACCTTTGCAAGACAAAAAGCAATGCTGTAAGTCAAatcaaaaaaaaccaaatgacAAACCAAAAGTATTTGTAATTTATATCACAGTactttatatctatttatatagATATACAAGACATATagctataaaacaaatataatatttatatataattatcatATTTTGGGATACTTTATATCTATTATAAAAAAGATActttatatctgtaaaataatagatttatttatatcaataatGTAAAGTACCCCtaaaaactaagaagaaaaagaccaaaaaccACATAGAAAATTTGGCAAAAGATATAATAAaccttcccagaaaaaagaaatacaaataaatccttaaacatatgaaaagatccttaACCTCACTCAAGGAGTAATATAATTCAAAGCTACTCCAAGATACAAATTCTTATCGATTAGAGTAGAAAATAACATACACGTAAAGTTATTCAAAGCGGCAGTATTTGAAATGGCAAAGGACTGGAAACAACCCGGATGTCCACCAACAGGAGGTCACAAGTGAGACCTACACaactataaaaaggaatgagggaAATCTCTTCTTAGTGATAGGAAATGACCTCTAGAATATGCTGTTAGGTAAAAAACCAAAGGTGCAGAAGAGTGTATAGTTCATGCCTCCTTTTGGGGGGGTGAGGAGGAAAAATCCATTTCAAAACATGTATTCTTGCTTATTTTGACAAAAGGAAACAACTGGGAGCCTAAATAAGAAACTAACAAAAACAGTTACCTTACAGAAGGAGGTACACAGGATTGGGGGAGCTAGGGATTGAAGTAAGACTTCTCTGAGTATACTTGTTCAAATAGTTTTACCTGTTGAATCATGTAAATGttggtatattaaaaaataggattttaatcataaagaagaaaaagcaaccctgaaaattaaaaacaaaatggaacaaaTAAACCTACCTATATAtcaaactagaaaacaaaatcatatggaaaaaataattaccTCCAGTAACTTTTGAACACAGCACTGTCTATATGCCCTTAGTAACATATATTCTAAGGAcagaaaacaacagcaacaaaaactgTAGATAAATCTTGAATCCTATTTAGTAGGTTTACTATTTGTAGTAATACAGGTGTTataattttgaaactattttatgcatggaaaataaacaaacaggttAGTagtattaacttaaaaaaagatgttcagtgtaagaaaaaaatatgtgaaaatccctgtaatttaaaatttgaattagaTAAAATTTGAATCAAAAAACAATATGaactcaaacatttttaaagctataGTGCCTCCCTTGTCCCCGACACCTCTTCTTGGAGCACACTATTGTACCAGGTGGTTTCTAAATGCCGTCCCGCACTAAACTGAACAACATGTGACAGAGAATTTACAAGGTGATTCTGGGACATCTTGTGACAGAAAGCCAGGAAGCACTCAAAAATTCAttccgggggtggggtggggtggggaggcgtCAAAAGAATGTGGGAGCCGATGTTAAGAGGCTCCCACTGGCCAATTTGTAACAACCTGAGCAGCACAAAGAATTATGAATGTAGTTAATTTTAAAACCCAATAAATGAAGATCCATGAGccaaatataacttttaaaaacccCATTTGCCACCATAACTGAAGGTAATTATGGCACCATCTCCTGACTCTACAAATTgacaatgagagaaaaaaattgagcaTTTATCCTGCTATTTTAGGATGAACTAAAATTCACCCCCAATTAATAAGGAAAAGCTCTTCTTTACAGAACAATGCCAACTACCGAATGTAAAAGGAGTTgcccccagctggtgtggctcagtggactgagtgccggcctgcgaaccaaagggtcattggtttaattcccagtcagggcacatgcctgggttatgggccagacCCCCaatggggcacgtgagaggcaaccacacgttatgtttttctccctctctttctccctccttccccatctctctaaaaataaataaatgcaatgttTAAAACACATAAATGTAAAAGGAGTTGGAAACCCCCTTTTGCAGTCCCTAGGGAAATAATCGATTCAGGGAAGGAGCATCAATCCATGCTAAAATTGTTATGTGAAAAATTGTTAGGAAACAGGATTTTTGCATGGTGCCAAAGTATCACCCCACAGCTTACCTGCTAATTGCAAGTGGAGAAACACATTTttacactgaaaaaaatctggTGGTCACCACCTCAACCAAGTGATCAAACTTAGCTTCACTAGCCTTGATGCAACCTGGTATTATGGCTTATTGATGTGACCATCCTAAGACTTAGAAGGGACAGAGGCAAGGCTATTCTGAGTATAtccttttaaatagttttaactttcaaatcaTGTAAATGTTTTGcacactaaagaaataaaattacgccataaattttaaaaagcaatccttgaaattaaaaatgaactgaaaCAAATATCACTGAAACACAGTATCATCTATGAAATACTCTTTCCAAAAACTTTACACCTGAATCTAATCAACATAAAGAGCAGGGAAAAAATCTTCAGTCTTTCATGAGGCTGCATGttaagagggagagggagagcctACCAACCATTCTTTAGAAAAGAACATACAAGTGGGCATTCAACCTTTAGTGAAAATGAAGGGACAGGTGCAAATGAAGAAGTCGGACTGTTTGGATGCCACTGAGACAGACAAACCTCTGGGAGAGGCAAGAGTCTCGGCAGCCTTCACTCACCGTGGGTCACCCCCTCAGTTGGCTGCTGCCTTCCATTGCTCAAACTTTCAGGcaaatttttcaaaactgaaataaGCTAAAAAAGGAGAGCAATATGTTTaagatgaaaagaacaaaagcagaaGTACATCACAAGTCAGGATCACGAAGTTATCTACAGCTTCGAAGGAGCTATGTGGCAGGGAAGGCAGTAAATTGGGTTCAGCTGCAAGCACACGTGCCCACTCCGAGGGGCGGCGGTAGAGACGGTGCTCTCTACAGAGTGCAGGTCACTGGTTTGTGTCCAGAGCGTGCTGAGCTCTGCCTGCCCGTGCAAGCTCTCAGCGTCAGGACAGGTTATGCTCAGTCATGCACGCGCCCTCGCCCCgcagtggggaaggcaggggagccTCACAGCGGTAGAGTGTGTTCTGGAATCATACAGTCCTGGATTCAAACCCCTCTTCCACTACCTACCAGCTGTGTCATTGTGGAAAAGTTATTTTACCTGTCTGTGACCTTCAACAtcgtcatctgtaaaatggtcaaCAACAAGAGCTACCTCCAAGGTTTGTTgggaaagtaaaaaacaaaaatctatacAGTATCTAGAACAGTCCCGGcacacaggccagcgctcagtaaGTGACCACTATAATAACAGCATTTCCGAGGTGAGTGCCTACAATAGGAAGCACCATCTATACAAATAGTGGGGGGAAAGTTTTCTTCTACAAAAAATTAACTAGTTCATATGAAAATGATTCATTTGGTCATTGAGCATGTACTCAGACGCTACTGTATACAGTTTCAATGAGCTGTGCAAAGCCAGAGAGTGCACTCACAGTTGGGGTCAGCAGAACTCCAGTGCACACGGACGCAAATGACCGGGACACAGGCACAGAAGGGCCTGGAGGAAAGCTACGCATCGCTTAGGAAATGCAGTTGGTTCAGTCTGACAGGGATGAAAAGAATGTCTATGCGACTGAGGAGAGTAAAATTGGGAAGAATAGTctaaagcagcgattttcaactggtgtgctggagtttttaaaacatgcaataaccgaatatttagtcaggggcactgacctcttttcccttagattgtcaaaaaacaaagacaatggcggacacaacaatagccgtctggtgtgaatgaatcaaaatcatgtctattttttgtcagattggtaaAAAAGTCTAATTTGGGGGGTGGCGCAGAATTTTTGTAATGAGTTTGGGTGTGCTGTGAGAtgggaaaggttgaaaatcgctgggctGAAGCCTCACTGTAAAACGGTGGCCCATATAAGGCCGTGTTTCATTTGAAAACCTTTAAGTACCCGCTCTGTGTAACTTCTCAAAGACTTACATGAGATCACAAATGCCACGCTAGTTTTTAGGAAGTCAGGGAAAGAAATCACTCTTtcaaaaaaacaacttaaaattacATATCATAAAATCAGTCTTTCCATCATAACCACTTGGGAGGTGTACTAAGTGACGAAAGGCAGTGGGCAATCAGGGAGCTGTACCAGGTCGGCACCCAGTCTTGACAGCACTGCTTCCAATTCCTTTGCGGTGCTCTTGGGGGGCACAGGGACGGTTTCCTGTTTGAGTATTGGGCCCACATCAAATctgccaaacaaaataaaaaacagcaacaacacgATTACTGACAGTTTCTTACAATCAAAATGTTTGTCTATGTGAGTGTTTACATATCACAAGGATAGTTTAACCTTGGCCACAAATCGGACTGTTTGCCATTCATTAGCAAGGGGTAAATGTCAATTTCAAAGACAGGTGAGTAAAGTCTGGCctgtatttagattttaaatttattttttcctaaaggaacaaaaataaggTTGCATATCAGGGATTTCATTGCAATTATAGATTATTCTACCATTAGTAATAAATAGTATGAAAAAAATCTCTATGAAAGCATAGAGCAAGGAATTTCTTTTCCAAGGAAGTACAATGAggaaattcttaatatttttcctttttaaaaaatttttaatttatttattcctagaggggaagggagggagaacgggagggagagaaacattgatgtgcaagagaaacattgatctgttgcctctcacatgccccaacccggggacctggccccgaACACAGGcagtgccttgactgggaatcaaatcggtgaccttttggtttgtgggacaacgcccaacccactgagccacaccagtcagggcttcaaTGAGTTCTTCCTattgtatatttcttttctcaaaggACAGGAGTTTTGCATGGGTTATACCCAGTGTTGATTGTTAGTAGGTGCAAGTATTTGTATTCCCACAAGTCCTATATTTTACACCAAGCTCCGTAAATATTGGCCACTAGTCTTTACTAGAAATATGCTTTGTTCTGAGTATTTAGATCTAACTTCGTGATTCTGTTAGTTCTATTTTGAACCTATGAACtttgataaaatgtttattatgaaaaattataaacattcagaaaaacaGTGAACAGTCTAAGGAGTCACTATATATTCATTACCCAAACTTTAGAATTATCAAAGTTTTGCCATTCTTGTTTCATCTAGCCCACCCCCTTTTTTCTGAAGTAAGTTAAAGCAAACTCCAGATATTCAGTTGTTTTTGTGAACTCACGAACTATTCTTTTGATGGGAACATTAGGTGACAGTTGGCAAAGGCTTAATACATTTCTGAAGCAATTTTAAATAACTGCTCCTTAGATTATAGGtgtaacaaaaaattaaatacttaagaCAATTATtggtatatactatatatttttaaaagattttatatatttattttttagatagaggggaaaggagggagaagagaggaagagaaacatcagtatgtggttgctggttgcctctcgtgtgccccctactggggacctggcctgcaacccaggcatgtgccttgactgggaatcaaaccggtgaccctttggttcgcaagccagcactcaattcactgagccacaccagccagggtggtataCAATATATTATGTCAGGTTTCAAAAATTTTTAGACCATAGTTTGACTACTGAAGCCAAGGCCAGCAGAACGAGATTCATAACAACTAACACACAGAAATCCATCTCTCATTTAcataatatatttgataaaaatccaGTTGTTAATAATACAATTTACTTCAATTAATAAGTTAAAAATTTCACAAGGGCTTTAAAGAGATACTGCATAAATACCAAAACACACATGTCTTATGTTAGAAACCAGGAACAAATGGAAAGAGgacaaaagcaaaggaagaattCTGGAGTTTAAGAAATTACACTCCTCCACACAGTCTAATGTCAACATTCAAAATCAGCAAAAGAATCTCAAGAAGCGAAAATAAGCTCTACCTTTTAGGTCTGATTTGCATAATCGTTACTCCAGTAACTGTGTCCCCATGAAGCACGGTGTGGATTATAGGGGCTGGACCACGCCACCTCGGGAGGCAACTGGGGTGGACATTCAATACGCCACTGAGTCAGAAAAGGCAGAAATTAGTGTGCAAGTGGGCTGTCCCACTTAGTGCTGCTACCTAAACTAACATACTACTCTTCATCATTAAACTTTCCCAGAAAATCGGAAAAACTAACGGTTAAATCTAGTCTTGCACTATCAGAAAAGCTAGGTTCCCTCTCTTACCATGAGACCAATGACACTGAACTAGAAACAGAGCAAGAACAACTATTCATTATTCCAAAGATGTTGCCCAGTGGctctgaataaaaacaaaaacgagttttctgattaaaaacaaaaacgtgTTTTTTTACTGTACGAACACCACCCAAACCCTATTATGCGGGCATCGCATGGAGGGTATGGGTTGTATTTATAGTTTAGTGACAGCATCATCCTCACTTCTCTTAGTTTGCATACAGAATGCCTAAACAAGCTTCTTGAATCCCCATCACCTTCGCTGTTTATCCCAACACACCCATCACCCATTAATGGGCAACTTAAATAATTTACTGATCTGTCATTAGTTTAATGAGGCTTCATCAGCATGAGCATGCACTTGAGAGTGTACGTATGTGAGAGAGTCTTATACTCTAAGTTCCACTGTTCAGCTCAGTATTACTCATTCGAGTATTAGCTGAGCACAACCCACGTGCTGGCAATGGTCTAAGATCCTGGGGATACAAACAACAGTgaaccaaataaaaaaaatttctgccctcagggagcttatgTGCAAAGAGTGGGAGatgagcattaaaaaataaaatatgtaaaaagttgGTCAAGCTGGTGCTAAGGACTATGGACaagaataaagcagagaaagggcTAGGACTATAGGGCGGGAGATTACAATTCTAATAGTGGCCAGAGAAGGTTTTATCAGTAAGAAGACAGTGGGCAAAAACATAAGGATATACATGAATAGCCAAGCAGATATATGGGAGAAaagctttccaggcagagggaccccTAAGTACAAAGGTTCTGCGGAAGGTAAATGATGGCAAGATCGCGGCACAGCTAGTGTGCTGGAGTGGTGCGAACCTGTGTAGTAGTACTAGAAGATGAGGCCAGAGCCAGCAGGAGACCAAACCAAGTAGACAGGTCCTCACAGGCCAATATATGGACTTCGACTTTTATTTTGAGTGAGATGGAAAATGACCGGAGAATTTTGAGCAGTGATTGATCTGACTTATGCTTTAAAAGGGTCACCTGGGCTGCCGCATTGGTAAAGACTGAGAGGACCAAGGAGGAAAGTAGAGACCAGTCAGGAAGCTGCTGCAGTGAGACAGGGGAGAGTGGCAGCGGTGGAAGTGATGGGAAACATTCAGATCCTAGACAGAGCTAGTAGGATTTCCTAATGGGCGGTATGCATGGTACGAGATGACAAGTCAACGACTCCAGGGTCTGGGGACAAAGCAACCAGAAGGCTGGAGGTGCCATCTGTGGAGATGAAGATTTTGGGGAGGAGCAGATTTGGGGCAAAAGTTCAGGAATGTAGTTCTGGACCTCTTAAATGTTGGATGTCTACTAGACATCCCAACAGGGCTGTGGAGGAGACAGTGGGTATCAGGGGCCGGGAGTTCAGGGAGAGATCTGAACTGGAGGTACAAATTGGGGAGTTCTCAGCATATACATGGAATTTAAATGAGGGTGGGTGAAAGCACATAGATAGTGATAAAGAACATGATACATTTGAATAATTCATGCCactaatacatttttttactttaagagaAAATACTAAAGAGAGCAGAATTAGAGTTGCAGTTACTGCATTTTACAGATACCAGGTCCACATATAAAGACCAAGGTCCCTGTACTATATTTCCTTATAAATAAGACTTACTAGGGAAATTTAAGAATAAGAGCCTCACTCAAAAGTCGGCCAAATGAAGCGACCACTCCAACATCATATTCTCCAGATCCCACATCTGGCCACTCATACACTGGCAGCTGAGACTGGACCGCATATTGCTTCACAGGCAGTCCTCTTCGTGACGGGGAAGGCATGGTGACCACCTCCAATTTTTCAATTAactcttcttctttgttttcccttaaGTTGTAAAGATTGGAAGAAAATGGGACAGTGTTAAGATGACAGCTCAAAGCTAAACTACCTCACACACTTCTACAGTATTTCTATGATTAAATTCATGGAGCCACTgagtttgtatttttcattttaattattttaaagagctGCATGTGGCTAGTGGTTACTGTTTAGACAGCATGGCTCTAGAAATTCCTTATGCAGACAGAAACATGTACAGTATAGATATTTTATACGACTGGGGTATTATGTATACtactctgtattttgtttttgtttttctcccccctTAACACTATCTATGCTATTATGGGAGTCTTTTGAAAAA is part of the Desmodus rotundus isolate HL8 chromosome 7, HLdesRot8A.1, whole genome shotgun sequence genome and encodes:
- the MTFMT gene encoding methionyl-tRNA formyltransferase, mitochondrial is translated as MRVFVRRCWGPLPGGGSGAGRRPIPQWRALARLCGSPVVENGWGARVREKPPWRVLFFGTDQFAREALRALHAARENKEEELIEKLEVVTMPSPSRRGLPVKQYAVQSQLPVYEWPDVGSGEYDVGVVASFGRLLSEALILKFPYGVLNVHPSCLPRWRGPAPIIHTVLHGDTVTGVTIMQIRPKRFDVGPILKQETVPVPPKSTAKELEAVLSRLGADLLISVLKNLPESLSNGRQQPTEGVTHAPKISAGTSCIRWEGQTSEEILRLYRAIGNIMPLQTLWMDKTIKLLDLVEVNSSVLTDPKLTGQAVIPGSIIYHKQSQILLVCCKDGWIGIRSVMLKKTLTATDFYNGYLHPWHQKNPQAHPSQCRFQTLRLPTKKQGKKIVAVQQCIK